TGAAAATCAGTTCGGAGCAAAGAACGCTCACGATGATCTATCCCCTGTTATGTCTTCTCTGGTGATTATATCTCACGTCAGGGATGGACTGGATCTAGCTCAGGAATACAGGTTACCGGAGCGTATTTCCCATTTTATAGCGGAACATCACGGGACTACCTTTATGGGATATTTTTACAAAAAGGCGAAAAAAGAGGGTCTTGATCCCTCGGAGAGCCAGTTTACCTATCCTGGTCCTAGGCCTAGAAGCAGGGAGACCGGCCTTGTTATGTTGGCCGATTCGATAGAGGCTGCGGTCAGAGCGGAGAGGGAGAACATAAAAAGCGTGATCGATCTCCAGCAGATAGTGAACTCGGTGACCGCCTCCAAGGTAAATGCGGGGCAGCTTGACGATACAGGTTTTACGTTAAGGGATCTGGCGGTTATAAGGTCTGCGATGATACAAAACCTGAAATCTATGTATCATACTAGAAACATAGCTCCTATAGGAGACAATAACACGGCTAAGTCCGGAAAGGAAGGAAATAGATGAAACTGGAGATCGCTATATCCAGTGACGAAGGTGAACCTCGACCGTCTTTTGTGCTAAACGAGGATGTATTGGTCCCATGGGTGTCCGTAATGTTGGACGAGGTGTGGCCCAATTGGAAGGAAAGAAGCTCGGTGTCGGTTTCCGTCGCGGCTATAGGGGAGGATGAGATGAAAGATCTCAACAGAACCTATCGCAACTGTGACGCTCCTACCGATGTACTTTCCTTCCCTAACTGGGAGGAGGATGGACGGTTTTCTCCTCCTGACTGGTCCGATGTACCTCTAGGGGATGTCGTCGTATGCCCATCGGTGGTAGAGAGAAACGCCTACGAACATGGCGTATCCTTTGATTCTGAAATGGCCCTTATGGTTTTCCACAGTGTCCTTCATCTGGTTGGATACGACCACGATAGAGAGGACAGGGAGAGGGAGATGTGGTCAATTCAGGAGCGTTTCAGGGATCTCCTTTTGGCGAATTTGAAGCCAGCTCTCCCTACAGGACAGGAGGGTTGATCCGGTTTTGAGTACTGTTATGGACAATCTGTTGCTGGTGATAGCTCTTTTGGTCGTTTCCGCCCTTTTTAGCGGCAGTGAAACCGCTATAACCGCCAGTAGCAGGGCAAAGTTAATGTCTTTGAGCGATCAGAATACCTCATTCCGGAGCGTCTTGACTTGGTTGCTCAAAGATCGTCAAAAAGCTTTGACCACTATCCTGATAGCCAATAACCTGGTCAATATAGCGGCGAGTTCCCTGGCTACCACCTTGGCGATGGTGGTGTTCGATCGCCATGGTGTATTTCTCGCTGTCACGGTCATGACCTTGCTTATAGTGATCTTCGGTGAAATTCTCCCAAAGAGTTTTGCTCTTGTGAGAAGCGAAAAAACCCTTTTTATAACCCTGCACATGATAAGGACAGTTAACTTCCTTCTGACTCCATTTGTATGGATTATCGGAGGGATTGTCTCGTTTATCGGTCGTATTTCCCACGTTGACCTGTCTCTCCAGTCCTCTTTTGTAACTAGAGAGGAGATCGAACAGGTGGTGACCATCGGTGAGGCCTCTGGAGCTTTAGAGGAGGCGGAGCGTCGTATGATCCACGGGATAATCTCCTTTGAGGACACCAGGGTGTCGGAAGTTATGGTCCCTAGGATAGATATGAACGTCGTCGACAGCGAGACTACCGTAGGTGAACTAGAGCCTATTCTAGACGATTATGGACACTCCCGTATTCCTATTTATCAGGATAGCCTTGATAACATCGTAGGCATACTTTACATAAAAGATCTGATAGGTCGCCTTTACTCCAGAGATACGGACGTGAAGGTCTTTGACCTCAAAAGGGACGCTCTTTTTGTTCCGGAGACCATGAAGGTGCCCGACCTTTTCAACATAATGAAAAGCAGAAGGGTCCATATGGCCATAGTGGTGGACGAGTATGGTGGGACTGCAGGGATCATAACCCTTGAGGACCTTCTGGAGGAAATAGTCGGAGAAATTCAGGATGAATACGATCACGAGCTTCCTTTGATAGAAAAAGTAGATGAGAATACGTACAGGGTTCAGGGAAATATGGACTTGGAGGATCTCAGCGAGGCTCTTAAATTTCCCTTTGAGTCGGCGGATGTAGAGTCTGTTGGGGGGTTTGTGACGGACCTGTCGGGAGATTTTCCCGTCGCTGGAAGCGTGTTGACCTACGGCCAATGGGAGTTTACCGTTTTAGATGTGACGGATCACAGAGTTGTCGAGATTGAGCTTAGAAAAATAACCGGAGAAGGGGAATTTTGTGATGATTGACGACGTCGGCCTTGAGTATAGATCAGGAGTAGTCGCGGTAGTTGGAAGGCCTAACGTCGGCAAATCCTCTCTCATAAACGCACTTTTAAGGTGTAAGGCAACTATCGTATCTCCCAAACCTCAGACCACCAGGGACAGGATTAGGTGTATTCTGGAGACCGATAGTGGT
The uncultured Dethiosulfovibrio sp. genome window above contains:
- the ybeY gene encoding rRNA maturation RNase YbeY; protein product: MKLEIAISSDEGEPRPSFVLNEDVLVPWVSVMLDEVWPNWKERSSVSVSVAAIGEDEMKDLNRTYRNCDAPTDVLSFPNWEEDGRFSPPDWSDVPLGDVVVCPSVVERNAYEHGVSFDSEMALMVFHSVLHLVGYDHDREDREREMWSIQERFRDLLLANLKPALPTGQEG
- a CDS encoding hemolysin family protein; its protein translation is MSTVMDNLLLVIALLVVSALFSGSETAITASSRAKLMSLSDQNTSFRSVLTWLLKDRQKALTTILIANNLVNIAASSLATTLAMVVFDRHGVFLAVTVMTLLIVIFGEILPKSFALVRSEKTLFITLHMIRTVNFLLTPFVWIIGGIVSFIGRISHVDLSLQSSFVTREEIEQVVTIGEASGALEEAERRMIHGIISFEDTRVSEVMVPRIDMNVVDSETTVGELEPILDDYGHSRIPIYQDSLDNIVGILYIKDLIGRLYSRDTDVKVFDLKRDALFVPETMKVPDLFNIMKSRRVHMAIVVDEYGGTAGIITLEDLLEEIVGEIQDEYDHELPLIEKVDENTYRVQGNMDLEDLSEALKFPFESADVESVGGFVTDLSGDFPVAGSVLTYGQWEFTVLDVTDHRVVEIELRKITGEGEFCDD